The window ATCTGGCGGCTCGGCGAACGCGTCGCGCGGTTGAAAGACTCACCGAGGCGGGCATCCATTGCAGCGGCTCCGCCGTTGCATCGAAGCGGAGTTGGTCGCGCGCATCACGCGTACGCAAGTTGCGTGCATCGCTTGCGCATGCGCGGTTGCGCTCCGACGGAGCGTGGCGGCTGGCTGCGTGATGGCTCGCACCGACGGAGTGCGTGAGCGGGCGCGGGTCGCAGTGGGGCGGCAGAAAAGTCGCGCTGAGCGAGCAGCGAGCGCTCAACTCGCGGCGCATCGCGCCGATACGGAACGAGGCCGGAGCGCTGCGCCTTCACTCCGAGAGGATTTCATGCTCGACTCGCTGATGGGGTGGCTCTCGAACGATCTCGCCATCGATCTCGGCACGGCGAACACGCTCGTGTACGCGAAGGGCAAAGGTCTCATCTGTTCGGAGCCGTCCGTGGTGGCGGTGACGTCGGATCCGACGGGGCGCGGCGACAAGGTGCTCGCGGTCGGCCACGAAGCGAAGGAGATGCTCGGGCGCACGCCGGGCTCGATTCGCGCGGTGCGCCCGATCAAGGACGGCGTGATCGCCGACTTCGAGATCACCGAAGCGATGCTCCGCTACTTCATCGCGCGCGCCAACAACAAGCGCCGCCTGGCGCGCCCGCGCATCGTGATCTGCGTGCCGCCCTGCATCACCAGCGTCGAGAAGCGCGCCGTGCGCGAGTCCGCGATGTCGGCCGGCGCGCGCGAAGTGTTCTTGATCGAGGAGCCGATGGCCGCGGCGATCGGCGCCGGCCTCGACGTGACCGCACCTACGGGCAACATGGTCGTCGACATCGGCGGCGGCACCACGGACGTCGCCGTGATCTCGCTCTCCGGCATCGTCTGCTCGCGCTCGATCCGCTGCGGCGGCGACGCGATGGACGAGGCCGTCATCAACTACGTGAAGCGCAAGTACAACATGCTGATCGGCGAGCGCACCGCGGAGTCGGTGAAGATGGCGATCGGCACCGCTTCGCCGACGGCGAAGACCGAGACGATGGAGATCAAGGGCCGCGACCTCGTCGCCGGCATCCCGAAGGTCGTCGTCACCACCAGCGAAGAGATCCGCGAGGCGCTGCAGGAGCCGCTCGCGCAGATCGTCGAGACCGTGCACCTCACGCTCGAGCGCACGCCCCCGGAGCTCGCGGCCGACATCGTCGATCGCGGCATCATGCTCGTCGGCGGCGGCTCGATGCTGAAGGATCTCGACACCGTGCTGCGCCAGGAGACGAAGCTGCCGATTCTGCGCAGCGAGGATCCGTTCACGGCGGTCGTCTACGGCGCTGGCAGAGCGCTGGACAACCTGGATCTGCTGAAAGAGGTCGCGATTCCGTAGGCGCGTGTGACCCCGGGCGGGGACTGCCTCGTCCAGATTCCCCGTGCTTCGCCCGCCTCCGCGCCCTCCGGCCCGCTGCGCGCCGAGTTACGCATCAGGCTCTCGCCTGCGCGGCGCTCGCGGCTTGCTGCACACACCCTGCTCCGCGCCGAACTGATCTGGTTCCGCAACGACGACGCGGGTGCGCACGACGAGGTCCTCGCGTACACCGCCGGCCGGCGCACGCTCAGAGGCGCGATCCCGTTGCGTCGTGATACTAATGCCGCCGGGAGGTCGACCATGACGACCGGTGCCGAGGGCTCTGCTCTCCCGTGGGTCGAGGCCATCGCCCGTTCCTTCGAGCCGATTGCGTTCGACGCCTTCCACCGCGATCGGCTGCCCGCGCTCGTCGCGCGCCACGGCTCCCTCGTCGCTCGGGACCTCGACGGCGCCGCCCCGCTCGCGTTTCGCGTCGGCTCTGGCGCGGCGTACACCTGGTTGCCGTCGCCCGATGGTCTGCGCGTCGCCGTCGGCGATGCGGCCGCCGAGACCGTCGTCGCGCTCGACGAGCGAGTCTTCTCGGAGTTCGTCCACCAGCTGGTCACGGCCTCGGGTGCCGTCATGACAGGGCGCGCGTCGCTCGTGCGCGGGAGCCTGGCGGGCTGGCAGCGCTTCGAGCCCGCGCTCCAGTCGCTGTGCGAGGGGCGCGAGATCTACGGCCCTCGCGTCTGGGAGACCCTCGTCGACCGCGACGGCAAGCCGCTCGACCTGCGCCGCCGCTTCTCGGTCGACGACGACCGCGAGGAGCTGCGCCACTTCTTCGAGGTGGCGGGCTATCTGCATCTGCGCGCCGTGTTCCGCCCCGACGAGGTCG of the Deltaproteobacteria bacterium genome contains:
- a CDS encoding rod shape-determining protein, producing MLDSLMGWLSNDLAIDLGTANTLVYAKGKGLICSEPSVVAVTSDPTGRGDKVLAVGHEAKEMLGRTPGSIRAVRPIKDGVIADFEITEAMLRYFIARANNKRRLARPRIVICVPPCITSVEKRAVRESAMSAGAREVFLIEEPMAAAIGAGLDVTAPTGNMVVDIGGGTTDVAVISLSGIVCSRSIRCGGDAMDEAVINYVKRKYNMLIGERTAESVKMAIGTASPTAKTETMEIKGRDLVAGIPKVVVTTSEEIREALQEPLAQIVETVHLTLERTPPELAADIVDRGIMLVGGGSMLKDLDTVLRQETKLPILRSEDPFTAVVYGAGRALDNLDLLKEVAIP